A segment of the Synechococcus sp. MEDNS5 genome:
CGTGCACACCCATCACAATCAGAACGAATGCCCCGCTTGCCAGATAGAGCCAGGTCACCTGACGGCCGAGATCTTTTCTCCATACGAAGCGCTGGTAACCACGCCAGATCGTCATCGCCACGATGATCAGGAGTAAAGCAACTCCGCCAATGGCATGCCAAAGCATGGTGTCGATGGCGTTCTGGCCGATCACACTGCGAATTCCTGGCAGAGGAACCGCCAGGAGCATTTCGTAGAAGCCTGCGGCCACCGTGAAAAAGGTGATCACACTGCAAGCCAACACGTTGTACCAGCCCACATCGTGGAATCCTGTGCGGGTGACAGGCAGGGCCAGAAACCGGAAGATCCTTTTCTCGAGGGGATAGAAAGCACCTGCAAAGTCAAAGGCGATGCCGATGGCAAACAGCCCAATCGTGAAGTGAACAAGATTGGGGTGAATTGGAATGGCGTAAGGAAGATCGTTGGCGCCAAGTTGGTCAATGATGTCGTTGATCGGTGAGGGGATGGCGATCAGCGAATGACTGGTGGCGATGCTCATGAGACGGCTCCGCTGCGAATCGCTTCCACCACGGGCACGGTGTGAAGCCCATAGACCCACACGAGCTTGTCGCCCAGATACACCTGGCAGAACACAAGCGTGGCCAGCACGCCATCAATCACCAGGAATCCCGAGGGCAGTGCTGTTGGGTCTTTCTGCCTCACCACGTAGCGCCATCCTGTGAGCAGTCCAAGAACGCCAGCTAGCGACCAGCCGATGGTGCTGTGGTAATTGAGAATGTCTCTGGAGGCCCCGTAAGGCATCGCCAGACCGGCTTCGATTTGGCCGAAGATGATGGCCACAAAAATGGCCACGGTGGCCACAACAAGGTTCCAGAAACTCACCTCGAAAAGGTTGCGGCGACGTGTCACCACACCCAAAACGTCGAAAACAACGGTGATCAACGCCATGGCGATCACGAAGTGAACAACGATTGGATGGATGACATCCAGCCAGGGAAGATTTTTATCGTTGAGTGGTGGGAGCAACTCGAGCATCGGCAAGCGGAGCGACGCTCTTTAAGGATGGACAGCATT
Coding sequences within it:
- a CDS encoding DUF2231 domain-containing protein, whose translation is MSIATSHSLIAIPSPINDIIDQLGANDLPYAIPIHPNLVHFTIGLFAIGIAFDFAGAFYPLEKRIFRFLALPVTRTGFHDVGWYNVLACSVITFFTVAAGFYEMLLAVPLPGIRSVIGQNAIDTMLWHAIGGVALLLIIVAMTIWRGYQRFVWRKDLGRQVTWLYLASGAFVLIVMGVHGSLGAWLASEFGVHITADQLIAAGADLKEVLP
- a CDS encoding DUF2231 domain-containing protein; protein product: MLELLPPLNDKNLPWLDVIHPIVVHFVIAMALITVVFDVLGVVTRRRNLFEVSFWNLVVATVAIFVAIIFGQIEAGLAMPYGASRDILNYHSTIGWSLAGVLGLLTGWRYVVRQKDPTALPSGFLVIDGVLATLVFCQVYLGDKLVWVYGLHTVPVVEAIRSGAVS